Proteins from a single region of Vairimorpha necatrix chromosome 6, complete sequence:
- a CDS encoding putative SP-containing membrane protein — MRIFFYFAVFFCSTPLNSPFFKKRNGIHYAELPFSRTVDLKSYEIMVGKLDAKENDYISVDKRRDQSGMRDGVRVKLDSVKNKNNKQLYSICIEEMLNKKAKKWYSEPFRFDSRNKRWVLDRVYEEDPWYVEYQGYVIGASVLAGLGLIAMIIKRYIRNKNEEEYL; from the coding sequence atgagaatatttttttatttcgcCGTTTTCTTTTGTTCAACACCTCTCAATTCACCAttcttcaaaaaaagaaatggTATTCACTACGCGGAATTACCATTTTCCCGTACTGTCGATCTCAAAAGTTACGAAATCATGGTAGGAAAACTAGACGCCAAAGAAAATGACTACATATCTGTCGATAAAAGACGAGACCAATCAGGAATGCGTGATGGTGTTCGTGTAAAACTTGACTctgtcaaaaataaaaataataaacaattgTATTCTATTTGTATAGAAGAAatgttaaataaaaaagctAAAAAATGGTATTCTGAACCATTTAGATTTGATAGTAGAAACAAACGATGGGTACTTGATAGAGTTTATGAAGAAGATCCTTGGTATGTTGAGTATCAAGGATATGTTATTGGTGCTTCTGTACTTGCAGGTTTGGGATTGATAGCTATGATTATAAAGAGATATATTAGAAacaaaaatgaagaagaatatttgtaa
- a CDS encoding putative SP-containing protein, whose amino-acid sequence MYLLLTLIIHISASGQYGTNNTTPFTESVIDALCNDQKQRELIQCQPSYTTNVRPIAWTTPPVQNQNIVPSNTTQFVSTPVNPVQNIAPIPTAPPVIQPAYVPRPVPPQNTTVTLSSTPIPNLHLTGTGAGAKLSAVLSENPLAKTQLINFLEYNGVPPPWDQLLDFETTQHHQLPDPDNLFRKIRKQLLTFENVKTCIVEGLIVVEKYINRGKAYLAEDLKDLCRDKTVLKNILKRLKTKPAYEFRSELFKRYAEVKSRSFATQKSFYKLRDWLMKIKRLFATL is encoded by the coding sequence ATGTACTTGCTGTTAACACTCATAATCCACATTTCAGCTAGTGGACAATACGGTACTAATAACACGACTCCCTTTACAGAAAGTGTAATTGACGCATTGTGCAATGACCAGAAACAAAGAGAGTTAATACAATGCCAACCTTCTTATACTACGAATGTAAGACCGATAGCGTGGACTACCCCGCCTGtacaaaatcaaaatatagTACCTAGTAACACTACGCAATTTGTAAGTACACCTGTAAATCCTGTCCAAAATATCGCACCAATTCCCACAGCACCACCAGTTATACAACCAGCATACGTACCAAGACCTGTTCCACCACAAAACACTACAGTTACTTTATCTTCCACTCCCATACCAAATCTCCATCTCACAGGAACAGGCGCAGGCGCGAAATTATCAGCTGTTTTAAGCGAAAATCCTCTTGCCAAAACTCAattaataaactttttGGAGTATAACGGCGTACCTCCACCATGGGATCAACTATTAGATTTCGAGACGACACAGCATCATCAACTCCCAGATCcagataatttatttagaaaGATTCGTAAACAATTATTAACTTTTGAGAATGTAAAAACATGTATTGTTGAAGGATTAATAGTTGTTGAGAAGTATATTAATAGAGGAAAGGCGTATCTTGCTGAAGATCTGAAAGATCTTTGCCGAGATAAAacagttttaaaaaatatattgaagAGATTAAAGACGAAACCAGCTTATGAATTTAGAAGTGAATTGTTTAAAAGATATGCAGAAGTTAAAAGTAGAAGTTTTGCTACACAAAAATCTTTCTACAAGCTACGTGATTGGTTGATGAAGATTAAGAGATTATTCGCTACTTTGTGA
- a CDS encoding cell differentiation protein RCD1-like protein: protein MNKKKDIVYQKKDPIYQEIVETCSNSIKDSNKKIYLEKILKYLSDNISPMFIWEQNGISLLILQEIIEPYTSLQSLSKEMSDNLVVVLKILHFLVADDEIKRAFVDARLHFYLFRYVALIDTGENYEILRIWVLKIFSVLVTDQYVQTNIKNTEIIPIILKNIDLGSNEVKYLSVQTFYNLISGEDGLNYVTQTFDRFSAVNQVFNSISRLVAKNKLFNILKLILSVYIRLCNKIHIRQSLNNRVPENVVNEDMKKIVEADSCCNELYNNLLCLINKN from the coding sequence ATGAATAAGAAGAAAGACATTGTTTACCAGAAAAAAGATCCGATTTATCAGGAAATTGTAGAAACTTGTTCTAATAGTATTAAAGAcagtaataaaaaaatatatttagaaaaaattctcaaatatttatcgGACAATATCTCACCAATGTTTATTTGGGAGCAAAATGGTATTTCTTTACTCATTTTACAGGAAATAATTGAACCTTATACAAGTTTACAATCTCTTTCTAAAGAAATGTCAGATAATTTAGTGGTagtcttaaaaattttacattttttagtGGCGGACGACGAAATCAAAAGAGCTTTCGTAGACGCGAgacttcatttttatttgttcaGATACGTGGCACTTATCGACACAGGAGAAAATTATGAAATCTTAAGAATTTGggtattaaaaatttttagcgTGCTTGTAACAGATCAATATGTCCagacaaatataaaaaatacagaaATAATACCAATaatcttgaaaaatattgatttaGGATCTAATGAAGTCAAATATCTTAGTGTCCAGACCTTTTATAATCTTATTAGTGGCGAAGATGGGTTAAATTATGTAACTCAGACATTTGATAGATTTAGCGCAGTGAACCAAGTATTTAATTCTATTAGTAGACTTGTAGCTAAAAACAAgttgtttaatattttaaaattaatactgAGTGTTTATATAAGATTGtgtaataaaatacatattaGACAATCATTGAATAATAGAGTACCGGAAAATGTTGTAAATGAAGATATGAAGAAAATTGTGGAGGCGGATTCTTGTTGTAATGAATTGTATAATAATTTGTTGTgtttaataaacaaaaattaa
- a CDS encoding zuotin (ZUO1), translated as MNNELSKYSKNSDDDQKKIRKDYAASRNILNVYTKEQLSKISNIDLYLMMDLDNYRNKEIPPSILAHVTRVKKRQYHPDVSKGAREAFLLVELANKILGDKRLRNIYDSSFFHVEMPEDRIYQAEEFKEVFGKIFKEYSRFTNNAPSLDDDATKFYDFWRNYKSNRVYIPIDEYINLSPDDRLNYTRQHAEYLTKLKNEDIKKLKEIVQICYKRDPRLRSISDQIRDLRIEKENEWSVLEINTLKRLLILFGKTKKNKFEIITDKLINTSKIKRSVKEVIKKSEELKK; from the coding sequence atgaataacGAACTTTCTAAATATTCCAAAAATTCTGATGATGATCAGAAAAAAATCAGAAAAGACTACGCTGCATCAAGAAATATCTTAAATGTCTACACCAAAGAGCAATTAAGTAAAATTAGtaatattgatttatatttaatgatGGATTTAGATAATTAcagaaataaagaaattccGCCATCTATTTTAGCACATGTAACAAGAGTTAAGAAGCGACAATATCATCCAGATGTCTCTAAAGGAGCCAGAGAAGCTTTTTTACTAGTAGAACTtgctaataaaattttaggaGATAAAAGATtgagaaatatttatgacTCGTCTTTTTTCCACGTAGAAATGCCAGAAGATCGCATTTATCAAGCCGAAGAATTCAAAGAAGTTTTcggtaaaatttttaaagaatattcccgttttacaaataatgCTCCGTCTCTCGATGATGACGCTACTAAGTTTTATGATTTCTGGCgtaattataaatcaaaTCGTGTTTACATACCAATAgatgaatatattaatttaagtCCTGATGATCGACTAAATTACACAAGACAGCATGCTGAATATTTGactaaattaaaaaatgaagatattaaaaaacttaaagaGATAGTACAAATTTGTTATAAAAGAGATCCAAGATTAAGATCTATTAGTGATCAAATAAGAGATTTAAGGATAGAGAAAGAAAATGAGTGGTCAGtattagaaattaatacGTTAAAGAggttattaattttatttggaaagacaaaaaaaaataaatttgaaattataaCTGACAAATTGATTAATACTAGTAAAATCAAAAGGAGTGTTAAAGAAGTGATCAAGAAAAGTGAAgagttaaaaaaataa
- a CDS encoding cleavage and polyadenylation specificity factor subunit 4 (CPFS4): MNNLKFDFEDYVENQLGLKEEEDIYCDAYQTNSCYNPNCDKQHIKLATSVICKHWLRGLCKKGKKCEFIHEYDLKKMPQCYFFGKLGECTNPECFYLHSVNKRKECSWYNRGFCRHGSLCKNRHVRKKMCYNYFLGFCIKGPLCEFGHPKSYLFRIQ; this comes from the coding sequence ATGAATAAtcttaaatttgatttcgAAGATTATGTTGAGAACCAACTTGGTcttaaagaagaagaagacaTCTACTGTGACGCATACCAGACAAATTCATGTTACAATCCCAACTGTGACAAGCAACACATTAAATTAGCCACATCTGTGATTTGTAAGCACTGGCTCAGGGGACTGTGTAAAAAAGGAAAGAAATGTGAATTTATTCACGAATACGATCTTAAGAAAATGCCCCAGTGCTACTTCTTTGGTAAACTTGGCGAGTGTACAAATCCAGAGTGTTTTTATCTTCACTCTGtgaataaaagaaaagaatGTTCTTGGTACAACAGAGGATTCTGTAGACATGGAtctttatgtaaaaatcgACATGTTAGAAAGAAAATGTgttataattatttcttagGGTTTTGTATTAAAGGACCACTTTGTGAATTTGGTCATCCCAAATCGTATCTCTTTAGAATacaatag
- a CDS encoding putative SP-containing protein: protein MLFLAIFYLINCTDLPVPAPETQLQKFTNIAKNAYEDALSRGKIYLEILQDKCKQAKDFIFEKVKNISKRGEPVFVTEDENQELEEKDEKDPLQDLSEDKLKELIDNLFKDFKFDPADFKDKKEEELQVKDEEEELEEEEKEEKAL from the coding sequence ATGTTATTCTtggcaattttttatttgataaacTGTACTGATCTTCCTGTTCCTGCTCCAGAGACGCAATTACAGAAATTTACTAATATCGCTAAAAATGCCTACGAAGATGCTCTCAGTCGtggtaaaatttatttagaaatattacaaGATAAATGTAAACAAGCTAAAGATTTCATATTTGAAAAagtgaaaaatattagcaAGAGAGGAGAACCAGTCTTTGTAACAGAAGATGAGAATCAAGAACTGGAAgaaaaagatgaaaaagACCCTCTACAAGATTTATCAgaagataaattaaaagaattaattgataatctttttaaagACTTTAAATTTGACCCAGCTGACTTTAAGGACAAGAAAGAAGAGGAATTACAAGTAAAAGACGAAGAAGAAGAACTTGAAGAGGAAGAAAAGGAAGAGAAAgctttataa